The following DNA comes from Rhipicephalus microplus isolate Deutch F79 chromosome 6, USDA_Rmic, whole genome shotgun sequence.
ACTGCTTTTGCCGGaaaaagagaagagagaaagtgattgcagcgtgcgaccATTCTCTGTAACTTCGCTCGTACTAAaaggattcttaaaattttagcTGCGTTGACTTAGCTAGGCAATGATCCGTTTCAGTGAAGCAATTTCATGGTTACCtaaagaagtgtttcagggccccttcaaacgGTGTCGTCTATTGTTGCACTTTGCTAAGAGATTTTATGGTGCATCTGCGATGCAGAACCATTATGTTAAAATAAATCGAATATGCCAAACTTCATAAGACATGGCAGGCAGACTGTTCTGCGGCCTGTGATAAATTTTTTGTTTTATGAACACTAGCGAATCAGTGACATCAAAGGATTTTGTTTGAAAGCACTTTTGGTACTCTGGATATGGAATAGGGTCATGCCTTCGAGCATAGTGTTTCGTGTTGGCTGTGCAAACGTAGGACATGAGAAAGCTCCGTCTCATAAAAATCACGTCTTTTTTGTTTCGTAAAAGTTTGTGTATCATAATGGCGGTGAAATCGAGTGGAGTCGTCGCCTGTCGGCAGCTGGCTGAAGCGCGCCATTGtagacatggcctccgagatggcaggagCAGGCGCGTTTCTCTCCACCCGTCCTAATCGCCCAGCTCTCTAGGAAAACCAACAAGTATCGCCTTGCGCGCCTAGCTGCTACAAGAGGGTTCATTCAGTGAGGGTTCCGGTGGTGGCTGAAACATcggaagacagcagagtgcacgGTATTTTAACGTGCGCATCAGTTTTTACCACCTACGAGAAAAAATTACCACCAGGATCTTCTAGCTCTACTGAAGGAAAGTAATTTTTTGTTACTGCTGTAATGATAAAGAGTGGCAAGGAGCTTTAGCTTTCATGCTCGACTagcagaggaggagaaagagGAAGCAGAATAGAACAACCAGCCAACGATCAGGCGTGTCACAACGCCTGATCGTTTTGTTACGTTACAATGGTGAAGTCCGTCAACTTAACGATGTGGCTCAAGCCACCTGTACTGTGGGGCGTGAAACCGGCATGGCTGCAGCAGTACGCTTCACGCTGTTCCTACTGCTTATGCAGGTTAACGGCGCTTCTGCAAGACAGTGTCCCAGGAAAGCCGCAGCGTTTCTTCCACCGGAAGGAGCCACAACGCAAGGACTACGAGGAACAACCCTTAAAACCAACGTAGCacctgatgacgacagcgggatgaCGCCACCAGACGTTCCGGTATCCGGCGCATGTGCGATTCCTGCCAGTGAAAATCTGAGTGATTACCGGCTCGACGATAACGCTCAGCTTCATAAAGCGGGACTCTTCAGTGCGTCAGTGGGGCGTGAAACCGGCATGGCTGCAGCAGTACGCTTCACGCTGTTCCTACTGCTTATGCAGGTTAACGGCGCTTCTGCAAGACAGTGTCCCAGGAAAGCCGCAGTGTTTCTTCCACCGGAAGGAGCCACAACGCAAGGACTACGAGGAACAACCCTTAAAACCAACGTAGCacctgatgacgacagcgggatgaCGCCACCAGACGTTCCGGTATCCGGCGCATGTGCGATTCCTGCCAGTGAAAATCTGAGTGATTACCGGCTCGACGATAACGCTCAGCTTCATAAAGCGGGACTCTTCAGTGCGTCAGTGGGGCGTGAAACCGGCATGGCTGCAGCAGTACGCTTCACGCTGTTCCTACTGCTTATGCAGGTTAGTCATACGGAACCCCCTTTCTTGCTCCCCTTTTTCTTGCCGGTTTCACCCCAAAAGTTGTTTGACTGCATTCTGTCACATTCATGCACGCAATACCGATCGCGGAAACAGTTTCGCTTGCTGCGtcgcttctctttttattttttacttctgCTAATATGTGGCGACGTAGAGGTGAATCCGGGACCGTCCACCGAGGCGACACTGCAGCAGCTCTTAGCAGGTCAAAGCATAATCAAGGATAAACTAAATGCTATTGAAACCGTTCAAGCTGCAAACAAGCTCGCTATAAACAATCTAGGTGATCGTATCAAATCCCTTGAAACTAAGTTCACAAACCTTGATGAAATGAAATCGTCTTTAGCAGAGTGCGTTGTACAATGTGAGACTCAAGCACGAGTGTTGAAGTCTCTAACGTCAAAGGTTGACGACCTTGAAAACCGCAGCAGAAGGTGCAACCTCATCTTTCACGGTATACCCGACGAAGGAGCCAACGAAACAAATGCGGAGTGTGAGAAACAGATCTTGGATATCTGTTCTTCGAAGTTAGGAATACCCACTATAGGAATAGAAAGGGCACACCGGTTGGGACGTTTTCGAGCTGGGAGGAGCAGACCCATCATCGCAAAATTTTcatctttcaaagaaaaacgGCATGTCCTAAGCAATGCAAGAAAGTTAAAAGGCACTACGACTAGCATTTCCGAAGATTTCTCCGAAGCagtacgaaagaaaagaaaaattttgtgggaatatgcaaaagcacaaaaacaggatGGCGCGAAAGCTATGCTTAGGTACGATTACCTTCTTTTGAACGGGCAGAAGTTTGTCTGCGATGATGCAACAATGCATGTGACCCCACAGAAGTGACCGTGCCAGTCTAGTTCTGTGAACATTAGTATTCTTCTGCTGAATTGCAGGAGCATAAAGAATAAGAGAGATGAATTTTCCGCCTTAGTAGAAACTGTTAAGCCTTCCGTGATTCTCGGTACGGAATCCTGGTTAGATCCTGACATTGGTGACCACGAGGTATTTCCAACTGGTTACACCTGCTACAGAAAAGACAGGAACGGTCATGGAGGGGGTGTGTTCATTCTCATTGATAGTAGCATTAGGTCCTCCCAGATTGACGTTGATGCTGGCGTGAGTGAAGTAGTGTTGTGCAAACTAGAACTTCCGAACCGCATCGCCTTAACAGTATGTAGCTTTTATCGTCCCCCTAATGCATCGCCGGATGTTCTCACTCGACTTCAAAGTGCGATTGATGAAGTTCACTCAGATACCGTGGTCATTGGGGGAGACTTCAATTTACCGGACTTGAAATGGGATGCATCGAACACCGCCACAGTTACTGGAATATGCAATACAGAAATGATGAACATGGTCAACCTGCATGCTCTGCATCAGCTAGTCCTCACCCCAACGCGGGGAAACAACATTTTAGACCTTCTGCTTACCAATCGACCAGAACTTGTTCAGTCAACGCTTGTGATTCCTGGCATAAGCGACCATCACGCTGTCGTGTCGACGATGTCGCTGGCCTATGTTAAAACAAAAAAACCATGCTAACAGAAAACTGTACAATTATAAAAAAGCCAATTTCGATTGTATAAATCAAGCATTACAGGCTTATTTAGTAGTGTTCGAAACGGAAGCCGAGTGTAGGAGTGTGGACGGGCTGTGGCGGTTATTTAAGCAGAAAATACTCGAATTACGTGAGCTGTTCGTCCCAACTTGGGTGTTGACGGCGAGACAGGGTAGAAGCAAGCCTTGGTTTACGAAAACCTTGCGCCAGCTCACACAAAAAAGACAACGAACTTATCGCGCTTATTGCAGAAAACCttcaaaagagacagagaaaaaactgaaagaaataaCTCGTGAAGTTAAAGAAGCAACACGCATTGCCAAAGACAGTTATTCGGGAACTATTCAAACAAGACTAAAAGATAAACCGAAAGTGTTCTGGAAGCACGTGAGGCAGAATGGCAAGGATGTTGTAACTATCCCTCCACTCGTGTCTGGTGACGTCATTGTTCGCGAAGACGCTGACAAGGCAGAATGCTTTAACGCCTACTTCTGCTCCGTCTTCACTCCTGCAGTAATGCCTTCTGAAGACGTCCCACCGGTACTTGAAACGATAAGCGACATGGATGATGTTGTCATATGTACACACGGCATTGAATCGTTGCTTCGAAGGCTCGACTCTTCTAAAGCGTGTGGTCCTGACGACTTacccaatttcctgcttaaatcatGCGCTGAATCGATAGCAAAGTACTTGAAAGTTATATTTGATATGTCACTACTCGAAGCTTCTCTTCCTGATGATTGGAAAGCAGGTATTGTGGTCCCTATTCATAAGTCCGGCCCTAGAAACGACGTTTCAAACTACCGCCCGATATCGCTGACATCCGTTGCATGTAAAATAATGGAGCACATTCTATTCACGAGTATTGTAGCTCACTTGAATACTCATTCTGCGATTACGTCAGCccaacatggatttcgtaaaggtTTTTCCTGTGTTACCCAATTATTGGAATTCACAAATGATATTGCTTCTGCATTAGATAAACGGCTTGCGGTTGAATGTATTTTCCTCGATTTCAGGAAAGCTTTCGACACAGTACCCCATTCATTACTCATTGAAAAGATGCTCACATATAAAATAAATCCGGCGGTTGTCTCATGGATTAAAGAATATCTAACGTTACGCCGGCAATTCGTGGTTGTAAATGGGGTTCGGTCACGGGCACAAAGCGTTTCATCTGGTGTACCCCAGGGCTCCGTCCTGGGACCTTTGCTGTTCTTATTGTACATCAATGATATTGGCGACGGTttgacatcgcagttgaggctgtttgcagatgactgtgtggtTTATAGGATCACTAACGGTACGGAAGACCTCAACCTGATTCAGCAAGACCTCGATCGAATCAGCACATGGTGCACTAGGTGGCGCATGCAGCTAAACCTCACGAAAACTGTCAATATGACATTCACTCGAAAGAAGAACCCTCTAAATTACTGCTACACCCTGAATAACATTGTAATTGGTAAAGTAACCGaatttaaatacttaggtgtttggTATACCCCAGAATTATCGTGGCAGAAGCAGGTTGACTACGTAACCGGAAAGGCGGGAAAAATGCTGGGCTTCATTCGCAGGAACTCTGGTGCATTCGGTCAGTCCACACGTGAGCTACTCTACAAGACGTACGTGAGGTCCGTCCTCGAGTACGCTTGTGTAGTGTGGGACCCTACGACGGCGCGCGACGTTATTAAACTTGAAAGagttcagaatctcggtgcgagGTACGTGTCCCGTCAATACACAATTAATTTCAGTGCAACAAGAACTAAGGAAGAACTCAAATGGGATACCCTGGTAGAACGACGCAGAAAGCTGCGCCTGAAGCTTTTTCATTCCATTTACTATGGTACAATTAACATACAGAGAGACATATATATAATACCGCCTAACTATAGGTCCCAACGCGTGGACCA
Coding sequences within:
- the LOC119165893 gene encoding uncharacterized protein LOC119165893 — encoded protein: MAAAVRFTLFLLLMQVNGASARQCPRKAAAFLPPEGATTQGLRGTTLKTNVAPDDDSGMTPPDVPVSGACAIPASENLSDYRLDDNAQLHKAGLFSASVGRETGMAAAVRFTLFLLLMQVNGASARQCPRKAAVFLPPEGATTQGLRGTTLKTNVAPDDDSGMTPPDVPVSGACAIPASENLSDYRLDDNAQLHKAGLFSASVGRETGMAAAVRFTLFLLLMQVCTILSRMEHESCNKLGQS